The Nitrospirota bacterium nucleotide sequence AATCTCCACAGCCAGAAACTCCGGAATTACAATCCAGTACTCCGGCACTTTGTATCGTTCATAGACAGCCTTTTTTATTTCGGTATCTTTCTCATACGTTCCCGCAGACACTATCTCACAGACCATATCAGGCACCCCTCGTATCCAGTCCTGAAAGATCGCCATGTTTTCATTTCGAATAAATAATATATCGGGTTGAAGCCTGTTTTCTCCCTCCTCAAATATAACGTCAAGTGGAGCAAGGTACACATTGCCGGTGTTATTTTTTTTGACATACTGACGAATAAGAGCGTATAAGTTTCCCACTATATTTTGATGTTTTCCAAACGGGCTGGGCCCCATGATTTCCTCCCCATTGATGATTTCCGTCAAATCCAGGTCTCTCTCA carries:
- a CDS encoding Uma2 family endonuclease produces the protein MFGLHPYSATYEAALFSTVNDILNYTMYYSFSQSDKAQLPVLEYSMTVMQTIERDLDLTEIINGEEIMGPSPFGKHQNIVGNLYALIRQYVKKNNTGNVYLAPLDVIFEEGENRLQPDILFIRNENMAIFQDWIRGVPDMVCEIVSAGTYEKDTEIKKAVYERYKVPEYWIVIPEFLAVEIFIIENAKYIKYSFAELEGVIKSKIIEGLEVNIKDIFA